The following coding sequences lie in one Rutidosis leptorrhynchoides isolate AG116_Rl617_1_P2 chromosome 4, CSIRO_AGI_Rlap_v1, whole genome shotgun sequence genomic window:
- the LOC139842236 gene encoding putative F-box protein At1g47730: protein MRFRSVSKPWKSLIDSSHFVSDYNLRPTQSHLFIMYEDTGEGGLKCVSVVNDDTFPEHVSDISAVIPNSVKNMSGSSLVGSSQGLLCFYGYRYAVIWNPSIRKSFEFKLPHDDVLTDHQYKNVFGFGVCPKTREPKLVMISFPQKPLETQNWTIDVFTTMSRLWRNPCIQSNMRCWKNQSISKISNVLCKSLQLSSSNECVGEFIYWCAFNTDDALWVVISFDVTNEEFGIIHLPKSIARYKYMDLSKYKESLVLLPHDYNIAKHDYDVWMMEGGTTKSFKRLFTINTTYDCVKTMAFSYNGEAILERLQYYRKDNVASVDIYEPSSKCFKCSGIRGIEGSFSMSSYMETLFLDIKLYIELLPSSKKSVSLTTPIVVVLLHLVRFSVDVENDALTVSQIIDIKYG, encoded by the exons ATGCGGTTCAGGAGTGTCTCCAAACCATGGAAATCATTGATCGATAGCTCTCATTTTGTTTCAGATTACAACCTTCGTCCAACTCAATCTCACCTATTTATAATGTATGAAGATACCGGAGAGGGTGGGCTGAAATGTGTTTCAGTTGTCAATGATGATACATTTCCAGAACATGTTTCTGACATCTCTGCCGTTATTCCAAATTCTGTTAAAAATATGTCCGGATCATCACTTGTAGGTAGCTCTCAAGGTTTGTTGTGTTTTTACGGTTATCGGTATGCCGTTATTTGGAATCCTTCGATTAGAAAATCGTTTGAGTTTAAGTTACCTCATGATGATGTGCTAACTGACCACCAGTATAAAAATGTTTTCGGATTTGGAGTTTGTCCCAAAACTAGAGAACCTAAGCTTGTAATGATTTCATTTCCTCAAAAACCGTTGGAAACGCAAAATTGGACAATTGACGTTTTTACCACTATGTCAAGGTTGTGGAGAAATCCATGTATCCAGAGCAATATGCGGTGTTGGAAAAATCAATCAATTAGCAAAATAAGCAATGTACTCTGTAAATCGTTACAACTTTCATCGTCGAATGAATGTGTAGGAGAATTTATCTATTGGTGTGCTTTTAATACGGATGATGCACTTTGGGTAGTTATTTCATTTGATGTGACAAACGAAGAGTTTGGAATTATACATCTTCCTAAGAGTATTGCGCGTTACAAATACATGGACTTGTCTAAGTACAAGGAGTCTCTTGTTTTGCTTCCTCACGATTACAACATTGCCAAACATGATTATGACGTATGGATGATGGAGGGTGGTACTACAAAATCGTTTAAAAGGTTATTCACTATAAACACAACCTATGATTGTGTAAAGACAATGGCATTTAGTTACAATGGTGAAGCTATATTGGAGAGGCTACAGTATTATCGAAAAGATAATGTAGCATCCGTTGATATTTATGAACCCTCTTCAAAATGCTTTAAGTGTAGCGGGATTAGGGGAATTGAGGGATCATTCTCTATGAGTTCGTACATGGAAACATTGTTTCTGG ATATTAAGCTTTATATTGAGTTACTCCCTTCGTCTAAAAAAAGTGTGAGCCTTACTACTCCAATTGTCGTCGTTTTGTTGCACTTG GTGCGCTTTTCTGTTGATGTTGAGAATGATGCTCTGACTGTCTCCCAAATCATTGACATAAAATATGGATAA